The Gammaproteobacteria bacterium sequence TCAGCACACCGTCAACAAGGCTCAGCGACGGTTTATATTCCATTACGGCGAAATTTTTGGTACTGCTTTTTTTATTATCAAACACGATCCAACCACTCTACCACTTGAACTACAACTCACCACCGAGAAAGACACACACAAAAACTGCGCTTACCTTCATCATACGAGAAAAACATGCTGGGAGTCAAAATAAAATATTTTGAAAATGCTCGGCCCACGGCTGCAATGCAATAACCTCTTCATATTTAGTAAGATCTAGCTGAAGTGGCGTCACCGAAACACAACGAGAATTGATTGCAAAAAAATCAGTTCCAGCTCCTGCATCTTGCAGCTCACCCGGTAATCCTACCCAGTAAACCGGCTGACCACGAGGATTTACAGACTCCAACATGGGTCTAGCAAGATGTCTCGCTCCTAGACGCGTCATTTTAATGCCTAAGACCTCAGAAAGAGGTAAATCTGGAACATTAATATTCAATATGGAAGAGCTTGGAATAGGGTTAACCCCAATATTCTCAATAATGCTACGAATAATACTCGCTGCCGTTGAATAGTGACGCATCTCAGCGCCCGCCAAAGAGACCGCGATTGC is a genomic window containing:
- the surE gene encoding 5'/3'-nucleotidase SurE, which translates into the protein MKILLSNDDGFLAPGLRCLAKELSAIAEITIVAPDRNRSGVSHSLTLDRPLQIMRHGEREYSVNGTPTDCVHLAITGLLKDMPDMVISGINEGSNMGDDVLYSGTVAAAMEGRFLGFPAIAVSLAGAEMRHYSTAASIIRSIIENIGVNPIPSSSILNINVPDLPLSEVLGIKMTRLGARHLARPMLESVNPRGQPVYWVGLPGELQDAGAGTDFFAINSRCVSVTPLQLDLTKYEEVIALQPWAEHFQNILF